Proteins encoded within one genomic window of Eleutherodactylus coqui strain aEleCoq1 chromosome 1, aEleCoq1.hap1, whole genome shotgun sequence:
- the LOC136606145 gene encoding olfactory receptor 5AR1-like: protein MTQDNKSFVREFVIMGITNDPNLQQVLFIMFLLIYLVTIIGNTSIMLTILIINDLQSPMYYFLTNLSFSDLCYSTVVSPKMLHDFFLERKLISFIGCVLQLYFFAVFASTECYILSAMAYDRYVAICHPLLYVLIMNRSKCVILTLIVYIGGFCTAGIHTSCTFILPFCGPNVINHFYCDIPPLMALSCGDTYMSKTIIFGVVFIFGFFSVFVILASYLYIFFTILRIHSSEGRHKAFSTCSSHLLCVALFYGTVFFMYLRPASNYSVTQDKIVSVFYTMIIPMMNPIIYCLRNTEVKEAVKCYISRLLVDT from the coding sequence ATGACTCAAGACAACAAGTCTTTTGTAAGAGAGTTTGTAATAATGGGAATTACCAATGACCCAAATTTGCAGCAAGTACTATTTATTATGTTCCTGCTGATATATCTTGTAACTATTATCGGCAATACAAGTATCATGTTAACAATCCTGATCATTAATGACCTTCAAAGTCCAATGTATTATTTTCTCACCAATCTGTCCTTCTCAGATCTCTGCTATTCTACAGTCGTGTCTCCTAAAATGTTGCATGATTTTTTTCTGGAAAGGAAATTGATCTCATTTATTGGCTGCGTACTTCAATTGTATTTCTTTGCAGTGTTTGCCAGTACTGAATGCTACATTTTGTCTGCCATGGCCTACGATCGTTATGTTGCAATATGTCACCCTCTTCTCTATGTATTAATAATGAACAGAAGTAAATGTGTGATCCTTACTCTTATTGTTTATATTGGTGGTTTTTGTACTGCGGGCATACATACATCATGCACATTCATATTGCCTTTTTGTGGACCCAATGTAATTAACCATTTCTATTGTGACATTCCTCCACTGATGGCTCTTTCTTGTGGTGATACATACATGAGCAAAACGATTATATTTGGTGTAGTGTTTATCTTTGGGTTTTTTTCAGTCTTCGTCATATTAGCTTCATATCTCTATATATTTTTCACCATATTGAGAATTCACTCATCGGAAGGGAGACACAAAGCATTTTCTACCTGTTCCTCTCATCTGCTTTGTGTTGCCTTATTTTATGGGACGGTTTTCTTCATGTACCTCCGTCCAGCTTCCAACTATTCTGTCACACAAGACAAAATAGTATCGGTGTTCTATACAATGATAATCCCTATGATGAACCCAATCATCTACTGTTTACGAAACACGGAAGTAAAAGAAGCTGTGAAATGCTACATTAGTAGATTACTAGTAGACACATAG